Genomic segment of Drosophila biarmipes strain raj3 chromosome 2L, RU_DBia_V1.1, whole genome shotgun sequence:
ATCCACCCGATCCTCGGTCAACTCATGCTGATTGCGTCGCAGCACTAGTTCCAGCATACCGATCATATGGGAGTGGTATTTCCGCAGCAAGTCTGCGTAGATCTCCTCCCTTCCCTCGGTCGGCGTGTTCATGTACAAGAAGAAACTGAGGTCAATGGCCGTGGTGCTGAAACGGAGCTCCTGGAAATCGATGGCTCTGATGCCATCCACCTTGTCATCGGCTCCGTAGTGGAAGAGCACATTGTTCCTGTTGTAGTCGCCATGCAGAAAGGTGGCAAAATGGCTATCCTGCTGATCTGCGGCATAGGAATTGGTGCGAATCTTCTCCAGCAACAGAGTGGGTTGCTTGAAGTACTTTTCCCGCAGACGCTCTATGGCGGCACCAAAGCCAGCATCGGTGTCCCTCAGAAGCTGCTCCTTCTGTCGGTCGTAGAACTCGTAGAATCTATCGAAGGCCAGGCGGTAGAGGACATCAAAGATGGCCTTACCCGAGCTGGAAACAAAGGGCATGTCCACCACGCCGGCGCGCAGCCGAGCATGAACGTGCGGCTGGAGGATTCTGGTGGCATAGCCCAGGGCGTGGAATGGACCCACTAGGCCCACCATGGCCTCCAGCTGATCCCGGCGAAGGGTGAGCCGTGGACCCAACTGGTAGCCATCGCCTTTAAGATGTTTCAGAGCCAGCACTGATTCTCGACCATTGCCAAGACCTTTTTGAAGAAATAAGTAGTTAAAGAGGAAGGAGGCAAAATCGTCTTGGGTGACCCACCTTCAACCTGGCCAAACCTGGCGAAGTAGCAGCGAGGAACCCAGTTGGTCACCACATCGCTTTCCAGGTGACTGGTCCTCAGGACATTCTCATAGGCGGGCAGGATCTCGGCATAGGCGAAGATCTCGTTGGCGAACTGGATGTACGAATTGCTGCTCTCCCGGAAATCCTCCGTTCCCTTCATGAACTTGACCAGGACGACCTCCGTCCGCTTGCGCTCGGCGATAACCAGCTCCAAGGTAACGGTGTACAGGGCGGACATGAACCCGTCCAGCCCGTTGGAGCACTCCACACTGTGGGACTCTAGCGAAGCAGCCGGGCCAAAGTCCTTGAAGATGTCGTACACCAGGTGGCGCTCGATGTAGTccagttgctgctgttgcgtgGACATTTCGACCTTGTTTAGGGGGCGAATCTCTAGAGGTCCGGTTAATATATAAACCTTTAATCAAGATACACGTAAGCTCGCCCTCAACTACACTGCCCACAAGTAATCCATGTAGTATCGATAAGAAAGAGCACTCAACTTGGGTATATTCTCTTTTGCAACGAACTGGTCACACAGAATTCCGATTAAAACGTGCGCCGGCTTTTTCCGCGTAAACATTGGTCATTCGTATATCCAGGGATAGATCTTGGATATTCCTAGCAGCATGGGACCCAGCAAGATTCCCCCACTGACCTACAAGGTCGTGGCGGAGTGCTCCGTCTCCAAGGCCCGGGCGGGATTGATGACCCTCAGGTGAGTGATTCCGTAGGGGAAAACCCCTTGAAAACACTGACTAATCCATGTTACACACTTCACTATGCAGGCACAGTGAGGTGAATACTCCGGTCTTTATGCCCGTGGGCACCCAGGGTACCTTGAAGGGCATCCTGCCGGACCAGCTCATCGAGCTGAACTGCCAAATCCTGCTGGGCAACACCTACCACCTGGGCCTGCGTCCTGGCATTGAGACCCTCAAGAAAGCCGGAGGTCTCCACAAGTTCATGGGCTGGCCCAGGGCTATCCTGACGGATTCTGGTGGCTTCCAGATGGTTTCCCTGCTGCAGCTGGCCGAGATCGATGAGCACGGTGTGAACTTCCGCTCACCCTTCGACAACAGCCAATGCATGTTGACGCCGGAGCACTCGATTCAAATCCAGAATGCCATCGGTGCGGATATTATGATGCAGTTGGATGACGTGGTGAAAACCACCACAGTCGGTCCCCGCGTGGAGGAGGCCATGGAGAGGACTATCCGCTGGGTGGACCGCTGCATAGAGGCACATGCCCGGGATGATGATCAGTCGCTGTTTCCCATTGTCCAGGGGGGCTTGGATGTGCCCCTGCGACAACGTTGCGTTTCTGCCCTGATGGAACGCCAGGTGCGAGGCTTCGCCGTGGGCGGATTGAGTGGCGGCGAGAGTAAACACGACTTCTGGCGGATGGTGGATGTGTGCACTGGCTACTTGCCCAAGGATAAGCCGCGTTATCTGATGGGCGTGGGCTTCGCTGCGGATCTGGTGGTCTGTGTGGCCCTAGGCATCGATATGTTCGACTGCGTCTTTCCCACCCGCACAGCTCGATTTGGCTGTGCCCTGGTGGACAGTGGACAACTCAACCTGAAGCAACCAAAGTACAAACTGGACATGGAACCCATCGACAAGGACTGCGAGTGCAGCACCTGCAAGCGATATACACGCTCGTATCTGCACAACATTGCCACCAACGAGAGTGTCTCCTGCTCTCTGCTGAGCATCCACAATGTGTCGTATCAGCTGAGATTGATGAGGAGCATGCGGGAGGCCATCCAGAGGGATGAGTTCCCACAATTCGTCCAGGATTTCATGACGAGGCACTTTAAGGCCGAACCTATTCCGGCTTGGATACGGGAAGCTCTGGCAGCTGTGAATATTCAGTTGGCGGCGGATCCGGAGGGGGAGAGTGAGCAGGAGCTGAAGCCAAAGACAGACAAGAGGCAGGAGAAGGAGGAAGTGGCAGAGGAGCAGGTGGCCACCAGTTAACATTACAAAAGATTGGACGTTCAACCAGTAACCACTAATGAGGCATAATTAGGAAACCTTAAAATAC
This window contains:
- the LOC108027802 gene encoding uncharacterized protein LOC108027802, which codes for MSTQQQQLDYIERHLVYDIFKDFGPAASLESHSVECSNGLDGFMSALYTVTLELVIAERKRTEVVLVKFMKGTEDFRESSNSYIQFANEIFAYAEILPAYENVLRTSHLESDVVTNWVPRCYFARFGQVEGLGNGRESVLALKHLKGDGYQLGPRLTLRRDQLEAMVGLVGPFHALGYATRILQPHVHARLRAGVVDMPFVSSSGKAIFDVLYRLAFDRFYEFYDRQKEQLLRDTDAGFGAAIERLREKYFKQPTLLLEKIRTNSYAADQQDSHFATFLHGDYNRNNVLFHYGADDKVDGIRAIDFQELRFSTTAIDLSFFLYMNTPTEGREEIYADLLRKYHSHMIGMLELVLRRNQHELTEDRVDQLLKEYSFERFISHFKRYAFYGAMVCMHFLPWLLGNEKDCAELSRLFDTDMHGPAFHQLSMDIAGDEANEEIFKTVRHAYEHGYMDEI
- the LOC108027803 gene encoding queuine tRNA-ribosyltransferase catalytic subunit codes for the protein MGPSKIPPLTYKVVAECSVSKARAGLMTLRHSEVNTPVFMPVGTQGTLKGILPDQLIELNCQILLGNTYHLGLRPGIETLKKAGGLHKFMGWPRAILTDSGGFQMVSLLQLAEIDEHGVNFRSPFDNSQCMLTPEHSIQIQNAIGADIMMQLDDVVKTTTVGPRVEEAMERTIRWVDRCIEAHARDDDQSLFPIVQGGLDVPLRQRCVSALMERQVRGFAVGGLSGGESKHDFWRMVDVCTGYLPKDKPRYLMGVGFAADLVVCVALGIDMFDCVFPTRTARFGCALVDSGQLNLKQPKYKLDMEPIDKDCECSTCKRYTRSYLHNIATNESVSCSLLSIHNVSYQLRLMRSMREAIQRDEFPQFVQDFMTRHFKAEPIPAWIREALAAVNIQLAADPEGESEQELKPKTDKRQEKEEVAEEQVATS